A window of Bacteroidota bacterium genomic DNA:
GCTCAGCGCCTGCGACAGCGCAAGCGACGAGCCGGCGGAGCGCTTCCCCCTCGACCTTGCTACCGACGACGCCCTCGGAAGCATCCTCACCGACGAGGCGGGGCGCACGCTCTACGTCTTCGCTGGCGACGCCGACGGCCTCGGGGCCTGCGCCGGCGGCTGCCTGGACGCCTGGCCCGTCTTCTTTGCCGAGGACCTGCGCCTCGCAAGCGGCCTCGACCCAGCCGACGTGGACCAGATCACGCGCGCCGATGGGCTCCGTCAGACGACCTACAAGGGCTGGCCGCTCTACTACTACGCTCCCGCCGGCGACGGCCAGGTCGAGGCCCCGGGCAGCGTGCAGGGCGACGGCGTCGGCGAGGTGTGGTTCGTCGCCAAGCCGGACTACGCTGTCCTCCTCGTCCGCGGCCAGCTCGTCGGCGCCGACGGCACGGCCTACACCGAGGACCTCGCTGAAGGCACCGGCCTGACGCGCTACTTCACCGACGACCGGGGCCGCACGCTCTACCGCTTCGGGGCCGACCGGGACGGCGAGAACACCTTCACCGCGCCGGACTTCAGCAACGACGCCGCCTGGCCGGTCTACGCCGGCAACGGGGCTGCCCCAAGCACGGCCGGCCGCAGCGACTTCGGCACGATCAGCGTCGGCGGGCGGACGCAGCTCACCTACAAGGGCTGGCCGCTCTACTTCTTCGGCGGCGACGAGGGCCGCGGCGACACGCGCGGCGTGAGCCAGCCCAACCCCGGCACCTTCCTCGTGGTGAACGAGGCGACCGCGCCCGCACCGCCTTCGAGCGGTGGCTCGGACGATGGGCCGGGCGACGACGACCCGAACGGCGGAGGCGGATACTAACCGGTACCCGCTCGCAGGCTGCGGCGGAAGCTCAGTCCCAGCAACGCGCGGCACGCCGGAGACTGGTCACGCTCGGCGTGCCGCGTGCTGTGTAGTATGTGCCCCCACTCACCCGATCCCCACTGGCGCGATCTGTGTCCGACGAACCCCATTTCGCAGCGCTCTGCCGGCGGCTCCGGGCCTCGGACCGCGAGGCGTTCGCCGAGGTGTTCCGTGCGCTCCGGGAGCCGCTGCTGCGCTATGTAGCTCGCTTCACCGGCGACGCGCCCCTCGCCCACGACCTCGTCCAGGACGTCTTCGTCATGCTGTGGGAGATGCGTACCACACTCGACCCCGAGCAGACGCTCCGGGGGCTTCTCTACCGGATGGCGCGCAACCGAGCGCTCAACCACAAGCGCGCCCGCCGGACCCGGCAGCGCAAGCACGACGAAATCCGGCACATGGCCGAGCCTACGGTCTCCCCCGCTCAACGCCTCGACGCCGACCGGCTCCGGGTCCGGCTGGGCCGCTGGCTCGGCGACCTGCCGGAGCGCCAGCGGGAGGCGCTCTCGCTGACGCGGTTCGAGGGCCTCAGCCACCGCGAAGCGGCCGAGGCGATGGGCGTCGCGCCGCGCACCGTGAACAACCACATCGTCCGCGCCCTCGGTACGCTCCAGGCGCGGCTCGACGCCTTCGAAGACGAAACCCCGGCATGAGCTTCTTTGTCCGACCAGACCTACCTGTTATGTCTGACCTTCCTCCCGATCTCCTCTCAGCTTACGACGGACAGCCCGACGAGGCCGCCCGCGCCGCCCGCCTCTGGGACACGCTCGGCGACAGTCCGGCGGCCGGCGGCCTCCTCGACGGCGTTCCATCGACCGACGAGGCCCTGGCCGACCTGGAGCGCCGCATCGCTCGCTCCGGTTCAGGTGCCGCGTCCCGGCGCGCGGCCGACCGCGACGCCGTACCCCGCCCTGGCCGGATCGTCCGGTGGGCCTCGGTCGCCAGCGTCCTCGCCGCCTGCCTGATGGTGAGCGCGTGGTGGCTGCAGCGGCCTGTCGTCGCGGAGGCCGCACCGGGGGAGCGGGTCAGCGTAGCGCTCCCGGACGGCTCCCGCGTCGAGCTGAGCGGCGGCTCCGAGATAGCCTACCGCAGCGGGTTCCGGGCCTGGTTCTTCCGGCCGGACGCAGCGCGCCGCGTCGAACTTCGCGGCGAGGCCTTTTTTGCCGTCGAGACCGCGCCGCGCCCGTTCGTCGTGGAGACGTTCAGCGCCTCGGTGACCGTCCTCGGGACGCGCTTCGGCGTCCGCGCCTTCGCGGACGACCCGGGGCCGGCGACGCGCGTGATGCTGGAGGAGGGGAGCGTCCGGGTG
This region includes:
- a CDS encoding sigma-70 family RNA polymerase sigma factor, translated to MSDEPHFAALCRRLRASDREAFAEVFRALREPLLRYVARFTGDAPLAHDLVQDVFVMLWEMRTTLDPEQTLRGLLYRMARNRALNHKRARRTRQRKHDEIRHMAEPTVSPAQRLDADRLRVRLGRWLGDLPERQREALSLTRFEGLSHREAAEAMGVAPRTVNNHIVRALGTLQARLDAFEDETPA
- a CDS encoding FecR domain-containing protein — protein: MSDLPPDLLSAYDGQPDEAARAARLWDTLGDSPAAGGLLDGVPSTDEALADLERRIARSGSGAASRRAADRDAVPRPGRIVRWASVASVLAACLMVSAWWLQRPVVAEAAPGERVSVALPDGSRVELSGGSEIAYRSGFRAWFFRPDAARRVELRGEAFFAVETAPRPFVVETFSASVTVLGTRFGVRAFADDPGPATRVMLEEGSVRVATRDGAAPVVLRPGEATAVAAGAAPAAPAAVALNQALAWRSGGFAVEDEPLAVVLREIERRYGVEVQAAEGVPLDRPLTFYVGERSVEALLSDIALAAGLRVERLQGGYRFLRDTTQAR